In Mercurialis annua linkage group LG6, ddMerAnnu1.2, whole genome shotgun sequence, the following are encoded in one genomic region:
- the LOC126653877 gene encoding translocase of chloroplast 159, chloroplastic, which yields MDSKPSSPETTSPTVNTPGSPSSSSYSSSSFTSSTSSSNGLINDNSAKNHSIEANDIATNQLNNTDGGGSSDGGFVSGEEEFEIETGKAFVAAGSGGGVGGGGGSTYVDPAEFPALKVSAAANYDDDDDTDVDDDENVVGEGELSSNTRNKGFRMSWADIVGNTKGKDVPVEVADVVDSEKEKPEVSGGKEIEKGETVLEPEMETDAQKFNSGEDIVVEAVQVDLPGSEIGSGVAYVGGVEESKSSVDIIGDDEVLVDDSVPLDNGFDKISGDVEGAIVDDSVRRDNCFDKINGDVEGPVDAEIESVKNIQAVTRDVEVPVAVDAESGEGENSVAVVNDSPDVHENSAVKIETADDTGNNEKEEKEFVPETDDGIKQIESAVETAASASDIAAVNGVDGEDNDEVLATEPSAEISHTHAGDTSSNEKELGPETGDGTKPVESAVETATNASDIAANGPVDGGDRDVILATDPNAEISHADVAHDLSDVIKELEDEILSGHDAPESAELDAAFGNEEFENENEDENYVGGNGEDEGSVTDGDDEGMIFGSSEAAKQFLEELERGSAVGAPSGAESSRDISQMIDGQVMTDSDEEVDTDEEGEGKELFDSAALAALLKAATSAGSEGGSVTVTAQDGSRLFSVERPAGLGSSLRPVKPAARSNRPNLFSSSILTSGGDSDNNLSEEEKKKLEKLQQLRVKFLRLVYKLGHSPEESIAAQVLYRLALVAGRQTNQLFSLDAAKKTALQLEEEGKEELDFSLNILVLGKTGVGKSATINSIFGEQKSPINAFEPATNSVREITGVVDGIKIRVIDSPGLKSSGSAQGVNRKLLSSVNKLMKKCPPDIVLYVDRLDSQTRDLNDLPLLRSITSSLGSSVWRNAVVTLTHAASAPPDGPSGSPLSYEVFVAQRSHVVQQSIGQAVGDLRLMNPSLMNPVSLVENHPSCRKNRDGQKVLPNGQTWRPQLLMLCYSMKILSEASSLSKPQDPFDHRKLFGFRSRAPPLPYLLSWLLQSRTHPKLSTDQGGDSVDSDVDLADLSDSDDEEEEDEYDQLPPFKPLRKNQLAKLSKEQKKAYLEEYDYRVKLLQKKQWREELRRMKEMKKKGKTPTDEYGYIGEDGDQENGAPAAVPVPLPDMALPPSFDGDNPAFRYRFLEPNSQFLARPVLDTHGWDHDCGYDGVNIENSLAIANRFPATVAVQVTKDKKEFSIHLDSSVAAKHGESGSSMAGFDIQNVGKQLAYILRGETKFKNFKMNKTAAGVSVTFLGQNVAGGFKVEDQIALGKRLVLVGSTGTVRSQGDAAYGANLEVRLREADFPIGQDQSTLGLSLVKWRGDLALGANLQSQFSVGRGSKIAVRAGLNNKMSGQISVRTSSSDQLQIALVGLLPIAMSIYKSLRPGVSENYMY from the exons ATGGACTCCAAGCCCTCCTCACCGGAAACCACCTCGCCTACCGTCAACACACCAGGTTCTCCGTCATCTTCTTCTTATTCCTCATCTTCTTTCACTTCTTCAACATCCTCTTCAAACGGTTTAATTAATGATAATTCAGCTAAGAATCATAGTATTGAAGCTAATGATATCGCTactaatcaattaaataatactgATGGTGGAGGGAGTAGTGACGGAGGGTTTGTTAGTGGAGAGGAGGAGTTTGAAATTGAGACGGGCAAGGCGTTTGTTGCTGCTGGTAGCGGCGGCGGTGTTGGCGGTGGTGGGGGTTCGACTTATGTTGACCCGGCGGAGTTTCCAGCATTGAAAGTATCGGCTGCTGCGAATTATGATGACGATGATGATACTGATGTTGATGATGATGAAAATGTTGTAGGAGAGGGTGAATTGAGTAGTAATACTCGTAATAAGGGTTTTAGAATGAGCTGGGCGGATATTGTGGGCAATACTAAAGGGAAAGATGTTCCTGTCGAAGTGGCTGATGTAGTAGACAGTGAGAAGGAGAAGCCTGAGGTTTCTGGTGGCAAGGAGATTGAAAAGGGTGAGACTGTTTTAGAACCCGAGATGGAAACTGATGCCCAGAAATTTAATAGTGGAGAGGACATAGTTGTTGAGGCTGTACAAGTTGATTTGCCGGGGTCGGAGATAGGGTCTGGAGTGGCTTATGTTGGAGGTGTGGAGGAAAGTAAGAGTTCTGTTGATATTATAGGAGATGATGAGGTTTTAGTTGATGATAGTGTGCCTCTTGATAATGGTTTTGATAAGATTAGTGGGGATGTAGAGGGAGCCATTGTTGATGATAGCGTGCGTcgtgataattgttttgataagATTAATGGGGATGTAGAAGGACCAGTTGATGCTGAGATTGAATCCGTTAAGAACATTCAAGCTGTAACTAGAGATGTAGAAGTACCAGTTGCTGTTGATGCTGAATCTG GAGAGGGTGAAAACTCTGTTGCAGTTGTTAATGATAGTCCAGACGTTCATGAAAATAGTGCCGTAAAAATCGAAACTGCTGATGATACAGGTAATAATGAGAAAGAAGAGAAGGAATTTGTGCCAGAAACTGATGACGGGATTAAGCAGATTGAGTCTGCAGTTGAGACAGCTGCTAGTGCATCAGATATTGCAGCTGTTAATGGTGTAGATGGAGAGGATAATGATGAAGTTTTGGCAACAGAGCCTAGTGCAGAAATTTCTCATACACATGCTGGCGATACAAGTAGTAATGAGAAAGAATTGGGGCCCGAGACTGGTGACGGAACTAAGCCGGTTGAGTCAGCTGTTGAGACAGCTACCAATGCATCAGATATTGCGGCTAATGGTCCTGTAGATGGAGGAGATAGAGATGTAATTCTGGCAACAGATCCTAATGCAGAAATTTCACATGCAGATGTTGCTCATGATTTGAGTGATGTGATAAAAGAATTGGAAGATGAGATCTTGAGCGGACATGATGCACCTGAATCTGCTGAACTAGATGCTGCTTTTGGAAATGAggaatttgaaaatgaaaatgaagacGAGAACTATGTGGGTGGAAACGGCGAGGATGAAGGGTCAGTTACAGATGGAGATGATGAGGGCATGATTTTTGGAAGCTCTGAAGCTGCTAAGCAGTTCTTGGAGGAGCTGGAGCGAGGATCAGCTGTTGGTGCTCCTTCTGGTGCAGAAAGTTCTCGTGATATTTCACAGATGATTGATGGTCAAGTCATGACGGACTCAGATGAAGAAGTGGACACTGATGAAGAAGGTGAGGGAAAGGAACTGTTTGATTCTGCTGCCTTGGCAGCTCTTCTGAAAGCAGCCACTAGCGCAGGCTCGGAGGGTGGCTCTGTGACTGTGACTGCTCAAGATGGTTCAAGACTCTTCTCTGTAGAGCGACCTGCAGGTTTGGGATCCTCTCTCAGACCTGTGAAACCTGCTGCAAGGTCAAATCGCCCTAATCTTTTTAGTTCTTCCATTCTCACATCCGGAGGCGACTCAGATAACAATTTGAGtgaagaagagaaaaagaaacTGGAAAAGTTGCAGCAATTAAGGGTGAAATTTTTGAGGCTGGTTTACAAGCTTGGCCATTCCCCAGAAGAATCGATTGCAGCGCAGGTACTGTACCGCTTGGCGCTTGTTGCTGGGAGGCAAACCAATCAACTCTTTAGTCTTGATGCTGCAAAAAAGACAGCTTTGCAGCTTGAAGAGGAGGGGAAAGAAGAGTTGGACTTTTCTCTGAACATACTGGTTCTGGGGAAAACAGGGGTGGGCAAAAGTGCGACAATTAATTCTATTTTTGGTGAACAGAAGTCCCCAATCAATGCATTTGAACCTGCTACAAATTCCGTTAGAGAAATAACTGGTGTGGTTGATGGGATTAAGATCCGGGTGATTGATAGTCCAGGTCTCAAGTCATCTGGTTCAGCACAAGGGGTAAACCGCAAGCTTCTGTCTTCCGTAAATAAACTCATGAAGAAATGTCCTCCAGATATTGTTCTATATGTTGATCGACTTGATTCTCAGACTAGGGATCTTAATGATCTGCCATTGTTGAGATCTATCACTAGTTCTCTCGGTTCATCAGTTTGGCGAAATGCTGTTGTTACCTTGACCCATGCTGCTTCAGCACCTCCTGATGGACCATCTGGTTCTCCTTTGAGCTATGAAGTGTTTGTTGCTCAACGTTCTCATGTTGTTCAACAGTCTATTGGTCAAGCCGTCGGTGATTTACGCTTGATGAATCCAAGTTTGATGAATCCTGTTTCTCTTGTAGAGAACCATCCCTCTTGTCGTAAAAACAGGGATGGCCAGAAGGTGCTTCCTAATGGTCAAACTTGGAGACCTCAGTTACTGATGCTGTGTTACTCTATGAAGATTTTATCCGAAGCAAGCTCTCTCTCAAAGCCTCAAGATCCATTTGATCATCGGAAATTATTTGGTTTCCGCTCCCGTGCACCTCCTCTTCCATATCTCTTGTCTTGGTTGCTGCAGTCCCGTACCCATCCTAAGCTCTCCACTGATCAGGGGGGTGATAGTGTTGATTCAGACGTTGACTTGGCTGACTTGTCGGATTCTgacgatgaagaagaagaggatgAGTATGATCAGCTCCCACCATTTAAACCTCTCAGGAAAAATCAGCTTGCCAAGCTTAGCAAGGAGCAGAAGAAAGCATATCTTGAGGAGTATGACTATCGTGTGAAGCTCCTCCAGAAAAAGCAATGGAGAGAAGAGTTGAGGAGAATGAAAGAGATGAAGAAGAAAGGAAAGACACCTACCGATGAATATGGCTATATTGGTGAAGATGGCGATCAAGAAAATGGAGCTCCAGCTGCTGTGCCTGTTCCATTACCTGATATGGCTTTGCCACCTTCATTTGATGGTGATAATCCTGCTTTCAGGTACCGGTTTTTGGAGCCAAATTCTCAGTTTCTCGCAAGGCCAGTTCTCGACACACATGGTTGGGATCATGACTGTGGCTATGATGGTGTCAACATTGAAAATAGTCTCGCTATTGCTAATCGATTTCCGGCTACCGTGGCTGTTCAAGTAACAAAAGACAAGAAAGAGTTCAGCATCCATTTGGATTCTTCAGTTGCTGCTAAGCATGGCGAGAGTGGATCAAGTATGGCAGGATTTGACATTcaaaacgttgggaaacaactTGCCTACATCCTCAGAGGTGAGACCAAGTTCAAAAACTTCAAAATGAACAAGACAGCAGCTGGGGTGTCAGTTACATTCTTGGGCCAAAACGTAGCTGGCGGTTTCAAAGTCGAGGATCAGATTGCACTTGGGAAGCGCCTTGTGTTGGTTGGCAGCACCGGGACAGTCCGCTCTCAGGGTGATGCAGCATATGGAGCCAATTTGGAAGTGCGGTTGAGAGAAGCGGATTTTCCTATTGGCCAGGATCAGTCCACTCTGGGCTTGTCTTTAGTGAAGTGGAGAGGTGACTTGGCACTGGGGGCTAACCTTCAGTCCCAATTTTCTGTTGGACGAGGATCAAAAATAGCTGTTCGTGCAGGACTGAACAACAAGATGAGCGGACAAATTTCTGTTCGAACAAGCAGCTCTGATCAGCTTCAAATTGCACTTGTGGGTCTTCTTCCAATTGCAATGTCCATCTATAAAAGCCTTCGGCCAGGGGTTAGTGAGAACTATATGTACTAG
- the LOC126686074 gene encoding stress-related protein translates to MAESEVKEQTQMVQDNDKKLKYLDFVQVAVIYVFVCFSSIYEYAKENSGPLKTGVQTVEGTVKTVISPVYEKFRDVPFELLKYVDRKVDNSLEEIERHVPSLVKQASCQARAVACEVQRAGVVDAAKNIAKTVYEKYEPTALELYNKYEPVAEHHAVAMWRILNRVPLFPQAAQIAVPTAAYWSEKYNQVVCYSADRGYCAASYLPLIPVERIAKVFDEGVSNGDGEAVRTE, encoded by the exons ATGGCGGAATCTGAAGTGAAAGAACAAACTCAAATG GTGCAAGATAAcgataaaaaattgaaatatttggatttcgtTCAAGTAGCGGTTATCTACGTTTTCGTATGTTTCTCAAGCATTTACGAATATGCTAAAGAAAACTCCGGTCCGCTGAAAACCGGCGTTCAGACCGTCGAAGGAACCGTCAAAACCGTTATCAGTCCCGTCTACGAGAAGTTTCGCGACGTTCCTTTTGAGCTTCTCAAATACGTAGATCGCAAG GTTGACAACTCTTTGGAAGAGATTGAGAGGCACGTGCCGTCGTTAGTGAAGCAGGCATCATGCCAAGCTAGAGCGGTGGCCTGTGAAGTTCAGCGAGCTGGCGTGGTGGATGCGGCGAAGAATATAGCGAAGACGGTGTATGAGAAGTATGAGCCGACGGCTTTGGAGTTGTATAATAAGTATGAGCCGGTGGCGGAGCATCACGCGGTGGCGATGTGGCGGATATTGAATCGAGTTCCGTTGTTTCCACAGGCGGCTCAGATTGCTGTGCCGACTGCTGCTTATTGGTCTGAGAAGTATAATCAGGTGGTTTGCTATTCTGCTGATAGAGGATATTGTGCGGCGTCGTATTTGCCTTTGATTCCTGTTGAGAGAATTGCTAAGGTGTTTGATGAAGGTGTATCTAACGGTGACGGAGAAGCTGTGAGGACGGAATGA
- the LOC126653827 gene encoding uncharacterized protein P8A3.02c yields MEDQERLLKQVFGDSSESDADEEHQPPSPYNSEVNDDECHSTVDQATNPTWEPIKQINGLWLCRDFLSSEQQFTLLSQIQNEGWFTESTNNQAMRFGDLPSWAIQLSNSIREIIQIGDHISGEGKNTCLLPSNLFRREPPFDQLIVNLYQPGEGICAHVDLMRFEDGITIVSLESSCVMHFSKVENATIGEEDHQLVDRIPVYLTPGSLVLLSGDARYQWKHEINRKPGFQIWEGQELNQKRRTSITLRKLCRSI; encoded by the exons ATGGAAGACCAAGAAAGGCTTCTGAAACAAGTGTTCGGCGACTCATCAGAAAGCGACGCCGACGAAGAACATCAACCACCATCACCCTACAACTCAGAAGTAAACGACGACGAATGCCATTCAACCGTCGATCAAGCTACAAACCCTACTTGGGAACCAATTAAGCAAATCAACGGTCTATGGCTTTGCAGAGACTTCCTATCATCCGAACAACAATTTACACTGCTTTCCCAAATTCAAAACG AAGGATGGTTCACCGAGTCTACAAACAATCAGGCTATGAGATTCGGAGATCTTCCCTCCTGGGCCATTCAGCTCTCCAATTCAATTCGTGAAATAATTCAGATCGGCGATCATATCTCCGGCGAAGGAAAAAACACTTGTCTCCTGCCGTCCAATTTATTTCGGAGAGAGCCTCCATTTGATCAACTAATTGTCAATCTATACCAACCAGGTGAG GGAATATGTGCACATGTTGATTTAATGCGATTTGAAGACGGAATTACCATCGTCTCCCTGGAATCATCATGTGTAATGCATTTTTCAAAAGTTGAAAATGCAACAATTGGGGAAGAAGATCACCAGCTCGTGGACAGAATTCCTGTTTACCTAACCCCTGGATCTCTGGTTCTATTATCGGGGGATGCTCGTTATCAATGGAAGCATGAAATTAATCGCAAGCCAGGATTCCAAATTTGGGAAGGCCAGGAATTAAATCAAAAGAGAAGAACCTCCATAACCCTAAGAAAACTTTGCCGTTCCATCTGA
- the LOC126653828 gene encoding translocator protein homolog, protein MNSEENIKHRVKDSDTRKNADMRTTYSRRDKRMAMAKQGVKSLAIALAFPLSITLLTIYFFSSSNGYGAVVSSKPFWFPHMWALHLTCLASCFMMSLSAWLVWAEGGFHKKPSALSLYLAQFGLGLIWEPIVLRIGATWVGLVVCLAMFGALVGCFRQFKMMSPIAGDLVKPSLAWAAFLAIVNLKLVFL, encoded by the coding sequence ATGAATTCTGAAGAAAACATAAAACACCGAGTCAAAGACTCAGACACTCGCAAGAACGCAGACATGAGAACAACTTATTCTAGACGGGACAAGAGAATGGCCATGGCCAAACAAGGAGTCAAATCATTAGCTATAGCTTTAGCTTTTCCTCTCTCTATTACCCTTCTCACCATCTATTTCTTCAGCTCCAGTAACGGCTACGGCGCCGTCGTTTCGAGCAAACCGTTCTGGTTCCCCCACATGTGGGCTCTACATTTGACATGTTTGGCTTCATGTTTTATGATGAGTCTCTCTGCATGGCTCGTTTGGGCTGAAGGAGGGTTTCATAAGAAACCGTCGGCTCTTTCTCTTTACTTGGCTCAGTTTGGTTTGGGTTTAATTTGGGAGCCAATTGTGTTACGTATAGGTGCCACTTGGGTTGGTTTAGTGGTGTGCTTGGCTATGTTTGGAGCTCTGGTGGGGTGTTTTCGTCAGTTTAAAATGATGAGTCCTATTGCTGGGGATTTAGTTAAGCCTTCTTTGGCTTGGGCTGCATTCTTAGCTATTGTAAATCTTAAGCTCGTCTTCCTTTGA